The genomic region GGGCCTCGAAATCGAGATACCGCAGGTAAGATTATTGAGGACTAGGAACACGGCTAGTAGGCAATTCACAATACCCAAGGAAGTCAGGGAAAAGTACGGTATAAGCCCCCTCGACGAGGTAGAGGTACTTGACATAAAACCGGCATAAAGGTGTTTGAAACAACCCCATAAAAGCCCACTTATCTACATCTGCATCCTTGATTTTGCCCTTGAGCGACTTGTGGTTACTGGATCTTAAATACCATGTTACTGTCATGTTATTAACATTGACGTTAACGGTGTTTATATGCACGCGAATCTCGCCAGGATACAACAACGACCAAAATATTACTTGCCAGGTTTGGTTGGTGCCCATAACTGGTCTGCCTTTCTCTACGCTTTCATCGGTTTCAGCGAAACTGATGCGAAGGCTCCTAAGCGTCTTAACAAACTTTGTATACTCCTCCTTATTCATCATCTTCATGAAATCAGGCACCTCAACATCCACTCCCTCAAGACCCTTAAGCACTAAGTGAACCGGTATACTAGTGCTCGTCCTATCCGTCTCAAGCGTTATGTGCTCACTATGCACACTTATTCCTGATGCGCCCTCGCCCCTAATGATTACCTCTGCCCTGCCGTTCATTAGGTTATCAATTAGTCTCCTTGTCTCGTTGCCAACATCACGCCAGTAGTTCAAGAACCGTTCATTATAGTTTATGAACTTGTCAACGAGCCCCGTGATGGCGTTGACGATATCCTCGCTGTATTTGCCCCTCAACTGGACCTCCAGCCTGTCCCTGGCCTCTAGCCACTCGTCCATTGTCTCCTCTACCCACCATGTTTCCCAAACCCTCCAGTGTTGTATTCAATTGATGGCTTCAACCAGAAAATCAACGGCCTTGTTCACGGCATCCTCACCTGCCTCACCACTGCAGACATATTCCCTGCCGCGCTTCACACCCATGCAGAAACGGTTCCTCCTCAACAACTCAGCGTTAAACCCCGTGAATTGACCAGGAGCACCAGACATACCAATACCTAATCCCCAACCAGATTAATAAGGCACTACGCAACATCTAAATTCCCAAACTGCCCAACCCTCGATCCACAATAGCCCTGCGCCCTGGCCTTAAGTAGTTAATTACGAAGACCACGCTAGCCGTATTCAATGGTTAGCTTTACATAAGCTAAGAAGGCCCTTGGGTTTTCAAGCAGTAAGTAATGCTCGCCAAGTTAACCATGAGGTAATCATAAAATAGTACCAGTTGAATGATCGCTGTTAATAGGTAAAAATATAAAAAGGGCCTTAATACCCATAGGTACGTATGCCCATTAGCGACCCCGAAAAGCTTAGAATAGCTGTTGAGCATAGGTTCAATTACTGGATATGCAGGGAGTGCGGGGCCAGAAACCCACCGGGTGCTGAGAAGTGCAGGAGGTGTAAGAGTAAAAATCTAAGACCGAAGAGGTTCAAGAGGTAAGGTGCTTAGTATCTCCGCTTTAATTCCTAGTGTATTACCTGTCACGTATATTTATCGTGGGTATTCCTCGGTCTTAGATAAAAATATAAAGAGGCTGTTTGAGCTTTATGTAATGGAGGACGAGGATAAATACGAGGAGGAACCTGAAAACGAAGAAGGTAACGAGGAGTCCACGGGCGGTGAAGACTACTCATCACTCATCGATAAGGCGCCTGAATGGAGCGTTGGCGTGATACTATATAACGGTAATGCATACCCACTGGCTAAGTCCAAGTTCAGGAGGAGCGAGTACTATTTCTCACCGAGTTGGAGACCTGTGGCTAAGAATGTGAGTGGTGAGGTTGTTGTTCTTAGGGATGGAAAGGTAAGTAGGTATAAGATAAGTAGGCGTGGAGATAAGTATCTACAGGTCGTTTTAATTTAATGAGCGCTTCACCATAGTATTACTTATTAAAACCGAGACTTCTCGTCAATACGTCTCAACACCGCCAACAACTTACTAACAACCTCCACCGGGCTTTTACCAAGCACTACAATCTCAGGCTCCTTACCCCAATCACCGAGGTGGTAAATAATGTCTGGTACCCTACCAACACTCTTTATTGCTTGCTCTGTACCCCAGGGTATTGACGCAC from Vulcanisaeta distributa DSM 14429 harbors:
- a CDS encoding 50S ribosomal protein L40e produces the protein MPISDPEKLRIAVEHRFNYWICRECGARNPPGAEKCRRCKSKNLRPKRFKR